A single region of the Salvia miltiorrhiza cultivar Shanhuang (shh) chromosome 8, IMPLAD_Smil_shh, whole genome shotgun sequence genome encodes:
- the LOC130998105 gene encoding uncharacterized protein LOC130998105, which yields MVLEQDSENHVIGSNAKYFSSQLGIMAKDGNKLPLSYTDWRAVPNTQKDLIWDDVKENTNLTDNYKNNCLRKIGKLWKDWKGRLKAKYYTPHRHDKSYVLSKCPQRVEPDQWPILVNYWSSNNAKKLSKTNRNSRKLVKLPPRMGRKDMAGAKDEYRREHGKEPSKLDLFIYSRQRKSEKPVDKNTEEKIARLKELKQKLPEELVDDIEANDAIFQEVIGREAPGCLRNSNIVSSKNLIYTSREEFDRAVQERTNGEIESIRKGFEENISKFKEEYCSKMELLQARLLTLEDQNMNVSGSLNSRRIQAVNNGSSSEGFMNMEIFSEANETLEVVRSFLFIGTSDNYKEQQEEEKLPMIVVVTLPQLNFHYFIAR from the exons ATGGTCTTGGAACAAGATTCTGAAAACCACGTAATCGGGAGCAATGCTAAGTATTTTTCATCTCAGTTGGGTATTATGGCAAAAGATGGAAACAAATTGCCCCTTTCATATACTGATTGGAGGGCAGTGCCCAATACACAAAAGGATCTCATTTGGGATGACGTGAAG GAGAATACAAATTTAACAGACAACTACAAAAACAATTGTTTGAGGAAAATTGGAAAGTTGTGGAAGGATTGGAAAGGTCGGTTAAAAGCAAAATACTATACACCGCATAGGCATGACAAGAGTTATGTTCTATCCAAATGTCCACAAAGGGTTGAACCTGATCAATGGCCTATATTGGTGAACTATTGGAGCTCTAATAATGCAAAG AAACTAAGTAAGACCAATAGAAATAGTCGAAAGCTTGTTAAATTACCACCGAGAATGGGAAGAAAGGATATGGCTGGTGCTAAAGATGAG TACCGTCGGGAACACGGCAAAGAGCCATCAAAGTTAGATTTGTTTATATATTCAAGACAAAGGAAGAGCGAGAAGCCAGTGGATAAAAATACTGAGGAAAAGATT GCTCGCTTGAAAGAATTGAAGCAGAAGTTGCCCGAAGAATTAGTGGATGATATTGAAGCTAATGATGCAATTTTTCAAGAAGTTATTGGAAGGGAAGCACCAGGATGTTTACGTAATAGTAATATTGTTTCGAGTAAGAATTTGATTTACACCTCTCGAGAAGAATTTGATCGAGCTGTTCAAGAAAGAACTAATGGCGAAATTGAGAGCATTCGAAAGGGATTTGAAGagaatatttcaaaattcaaagaaGAATATTGCTCCAAAATGGAATTGCTTCAAGCTCGTCTTCTCACATTAGAGGATCAAAATATGAAT GTATCGGGATCTTTGAATTCTCGACGTATTCAAGCTGTAAATAATGGGTCATCATCAGAGGGATTTATGAACATGGAGATTTTCAGTGAAGCCAATGAAACTCTTGAGGTAGTGAGAAGTTTTTTGTTTATAGGAACAAGTGATAACTACAAGGAGCAGCAAGAGGAAGAGAAATTGCCAATGATCGTCGTCGTCACGTTGCCACAACTAAACTTTCATTATTTCATTGCAAGATAA
- the LOC131001266 gene encoding S-protein homolog 31-like — translation MKAQNAVALFLISCTMYITLLTLKQHLSMAGRTYDVRIINGFTNNSSLALVVWCAAADGGDIGGRALQERDDYSWSVKVGPLWSSARFVCTLKWDAKRRKFDAFRASRDRYRCGHGGQCLWLVKEDGFYFSNDGATWIKNFAWM, via the coding sequence ATGAAAGCACAAAACGCGGTGGCGCTCTTCCTCATAAGCTGCACAATGTACATCACGCTCCTCACCTTGAAGCAACATTTGTCGATGGCCGGCCGAACATACGACGTCCGCATCATCAACGGCTTCACCAACAACTCGTCGCTGGCGTTGGTGGTGTGGTGCGCTGCCGCAGACGGCGGGGATATCGGCGGGAGAGCACTGCAAGAGCGCGATGACTACAGTTGGAGTGTCAAAGTTGGCCCTTTGTGGAGTTCGGCTCGATTCGTTTGCACCCTTAAATGGGATGCCAAACGACGCAAGTTCGACGCGTTTCGAGCCAGTCGGGATAGGTATAGGTGCGGTCATGGCGGGCAATGCCTTTGGCTGGTCAAAGAGGATGGATTTTATTTCAGCAACGATGGGGCAACATGGATCAAAAATTTTGCATGGATGTAA
- the LOC131001267 gene encoding uncharacterized protein LOC131001267: MKSSTSGTKSQDLLKAIKSSEVVEDRVRLLQELGDLDVNEKSVVNSLIESLTIYWEDFTCLDISQCTLNKTILQVAAKYLETDISGCLVQFLVLGSKANVWCRKHLQMTLMSLEDSPEEEHSSFFYQLVLDLLSYSAASYSALARYPSSIDKELVGSLENFVAEQFTLMKDLVSEIKRIQVPSPELLKAAQITVDAATRLCKVYCNGVNWDIYRAKYENESLRDCKETENGDHVVHVTNCTIKKLCELGTAAANDGGSLVSLLNMSWKGVVSLLQFGRGSLAAKVNIADVIMNLISLASESLRCAADTWSSSTKEEVSVAEAKRSFLPVKFYLINAVRIVSQYQSQALLVYKEIALLVVMILTFRIALSMVERLKSASEVLAEILEPTSLHLLNSLLNSALVKQEDKFQILDWLFINNSDMSSVAESISSCHNSLDVIFIISSNDMNKERIFYLGRITLFLSLLLCAPDLEDDIRIGIARKLGWLLDTLVYEDVYSSLLVLQTPVKGSNQNHELAYQPMVRAVVHALKTFMIVVSSNQAWDEVESFLTENLFNPHFLCWDIVSELWCFVLRHAEPSMVNDVINKLCSLLMLTSQESALLPDSSLRKTARLICTIVTYGPEFLVDQVYSSIFDSSTSQYALNVHTALHMEGFPLNLLSEKKRSIAKQRIVTQYYDFLESFEDVSPRESSVYGAPVFALSAALQSLQVSLSDTDMKTVKFLIAIIRKYKTSSDNAIKDDHRRLLGEVLGIISSMKHLYSFDEMEEVILELQKLFISRPSFSDSQLFLCKPNLAYFMAGLGHMKLADSDDSARSAATWELYHMLLRERHWAFVHLAITAFGYFAAHTSCKELWRFVPQDAALSFDLEAGNETDQERFMSELKAVLEKDMTCPTIPASPDQIALLVREGQVLREIFRDSVKCDMMDVENERQPSKKRKFPNEISRGVELLQSGLKIMVDGLSDWQQNQPDSSDVRERFLNHFSCLEDVVAHLARLADSN, encoded by the exons ATGAAGAGCTCGACTTCAGGCACAAAATCACAGGACCTGCTTAAAGCCATCAAATCTTCCGAG GTTGTTGAGGATCGAGTAAGACTGCTCCAGGAATTGGGGGATTTAGATGTAAACGAAAAGTCTGTAGTTAATTCTCTCATTGAATCCTTAACA ATATATTGGGAAGACTTTACTTGTCTGGATATATCTCAGTGCACATTGAATAAAACTATCTTACAAGTGGCTGCAAAATACTTAGAGACTGACATCTCAGGGTGCCTGGTACAATTTCTGGTTTTAGGATCAAAA GCAAATGTCTGGTGCAGAAAGCATTTACAAATGACTCTTATGTCGTTGGAAGACTCTCCAGAAGAAGAGCATTCTAGTTTCTTCTATCAG TTGGTTCTGGATTTACTCAGCTACTCTGCTGCTAGTTATTCAGCTTTAGCAAGATACCCTAGTTCCATTGATAAAGAGTTGGTGGGCAGCCTAGAAAATTTTGTTGCAGAACAGTTCACTCTGATGAAAGACTTGGTATCAGAAATAAAG AGGATTCAAGTGCCAAGTCCAGAGCTACTGAAGGCAGCACAGATAACTGTAGACGCTGCGACTCGATTATGCAAGGTATACTGCAATGGTGTGAACTGGGATATCTACCGAGCAAAGTATGAAAATGAAAGTTTAAGAGACTGTAAAGAGACTGAAAATGGTGACCATGTTGTCCATGTAACCAATTGCACAATTAAAAAGTTGTGTGAGTTGGGCACTGCTGCAGCTAATGATGGAGGCAGTCTTGTGAGTCTACTTAATATGTCGTGGAAAGGTGTAGTTTCTCTGCTTCAGTTTGGTAGGGGTTCTTTAGCAGCAAAGGTGAATATAGCAGATGTTATAATGAACCTAATCTCATTGGCGAGTGAATCATTGAGATGTGCTGCTGACACTTGGTCATCTTCTACAAAGGAAGAAGTCTCTGTGGCAGAGGCCAAAAGGAGTTTCCTTCCAGTTAAGTTTTATCTAATAAATGCTGTAAGAATTGTTTCACAATATCAAAGCCAAGCCCTCTTGGTGTACAAGGAGATAGCACTGTTGGTTGTTATGATATTAACCTTCAGAATTGCACTCAGCATGGTGGAACGTTTGAAATCTGCAAGTGAAGTACTGGCAGAAATTTTGGAGCCCACATCCTTACACTTACTCAACTCTCTGTTAAATTCAGCTCTGGTGAAGCAAGAAGACAAGTTCCAGATTTTGGACTGGCTGTTTATTAACAACAGCGACATGAGTTCTGTAGCTGAGAGCATTAGCAGCTGCCACAATTCATTAGATGTGATATTTATCATAAGTTCCAACGATATGAATAAGGAAAGGATTTTCTATCTTGGCCGAATTACCTTATTTCTAAGTCTTCTTTTGTGTGCTCCTGACCTTGAAGATGACATCAGAATTGGTATTGCCAGGAAGCTTGGATGGCTTTTGGATACACTGGTATACGAAGATGTTTATTCTTCTTTACTTGTTTTGCAGACTCCCGTAAAGGGTTCTAACCAAAACCATGAACTGGCTTATCAACCCATGGTCCGTGCTGTAGTTCATGCACTTAAGACATTCATGATTGTGGTCTCTTCAAATCAGGCATGGGATGAAGTAGAATCATTTCTCACAGAAAACCTTTTCAACCCTCACTTTCTTTGTTGGGATATTGTCTCTGAACTTTGGTGTTTTGTCCTTAGACACGCTGAGCCCAGTATGGTGAACGATGTCATCAATAAACTATGTTCACTATTGATGCTAACATCTCAAGAATCGGCACTGCTTCCTGATAGCTCTCTGCGGAAAACTGCAAGACTTATCTGCACTATTGTTACTTATGGGCCCGAATTCTTGGTCGATCAAGTTTACAGTAGCATATTTGACAGCAGCACATCTCAATATGCACTGAATGTGCATACGGCACTGCACATGGAAGGTTTTCCCCTGAATTTGCTttcagaaaagaaaagaagcatTGCCAAACAGAGAATAGTGACTCAATATTACGACTTCCTGGAGAGCTTTGAAGACGTCTCGCCAAGAGAAAGTTCTGTTTATGGTGCTCCTGTCTTTGCTCTCTCTGCTGCTTTGCAGTCTCT CCAGGTAAGCCTGTCTGATACTGACATGAAAACTGTGAAGTTTTTGATTGCTATTATTCGTAAGTACAAAACCTCCTCAGACAATGCAATCAAAGATGACCACCGAAGGCTTCTCGGAGAAGTGCTAGGTATCATATCTAGCATGAAGCATTTGTACTCATTTGATGAAATGGAAGAAGTAATTTTGGAGCTCCAGAAGCTCTTTATCTCGAGGCCGTCATTCTCAGATAGCCAACTCTTCCTATGCAAACCTAATCTAGCTTACTTCATGGCCGGCCTTGGTCATATGAAATTAGCAGACAGCGATGACAGCGCGAGGAGTGCTGCTACATGGGAGCTGTATCACATGCTATTGAGGGAGAGGCACTGGGCTTTTGTTCACCTAGCAATCACTGCATTTGGTTACTTTGCTGCTCACACTTCCTGTAAGGAACTCTGGAGGTTTGTGCCACAAGATGCTGCCCTGTCCTTCGATTTGGAGGCGGGAAATGAAACCGACCAAGAGAGGTTCATGTCAGAGTTGAAGGCAGTGTTGGAGAAGGATATGACATGTCCAACAATCCCAGCTAGTCCCGATCAGATTGCATTGCTCGTGAGAGAAGGTCAAGTGCTGAGAGAAATTTTTAGGGACAGTGTGAAATGTGATATGATGGATGTTGAGAATGAGAGACAGCCTAGCAAGAAAAGGAAATTCCCTAATGAAATCTCGAGAGGAGTGGAACTGCTACAGAGCGGCTTGAAGATTATGGTAGATGGCCTTTCAGATTGGCAGCAGAATCAACCAGACTCGAGTGACGTTCGTGAAAGGTTTTTGAACCATTTTAGTTGTCTTGAAGATGTGGTAGCACACTTGGCTAGACTTGCTGATAGTAACTGA
- the LOC131001268 gene encoding uncharacterized protein LOC131001268: MANLYLILLLALMVAHATARNIPTDLQTTNPNPNALTPTQNTENLATGAGSPQATTGAVGDQKNFIGYVGGVGGWGGIGYVGVLPVIGGIGGVGGAAGAGGVGGLGGLGGLGVGGGIGKVGGIGIGGGLGKVGGIGVGGVGGIAP, encoded by the coding sequence atggCAAATTTGTACTTGATCCTTTTGTTGGCACTCATGGTAGCACATGCAACCGCAAGAAACATTCCAACCGATCTCCAAAcaacaaaccctaaccctaatgCATTAACCCCTACACAAAATACGGAGAATTTGGCCACCGGCGCAGGTTCACCACAGGCAACCACCGGCGCCGTCGGTGATCAGAAAAACTTCATTGGATACGTCGGCGGCGTTGGCGGCTGGGGTGGTATTGGCTACGTTGGAGTTCTGCCGGTTATCGGTGGCATCGGAGGAGTTGGTGGCGCTGCCGGCGCAGGGGGGGTTGGTGGCCTAGGCGGACTCGGCGGCTTAGGCGTCGGTGGCGGGATTGGTAAAGTTGGCGGCATCGGCATCGGCGGTGGGCTCGGGAAAGTAGGCGGCATTGGCGTCGGCGGAGTTGGTGGTATTGCACCTTGA